The following are encoded together in the Nitrospirae bacterium YQR-1 genome:
- the cheB gene encoding chemotaxis-specific protein-glutamate methyltransferase CheB — protein sequence MKNLIKRIKVLIVEDSPVAVLALKRMFASSDEIEVVGVARHGKEGLEMIPRLNPDVVCTDLHMPVMDGLEFTKEIMARHPLPTLVVSVSVSEDHTQNVFQLLQAGAIDVFPKPQGALVDTTGEFAAELISKIKVLSGVIPFSKLKRRGQAATSPTPAQLDNAVSVSLNKDLRMIVIGASTGGPQALETILKGLPHDFPVPIVCVQHISDGFLESLVEWLDKACKMKVAIAHNNESPQPSTVYFAPDHKHLTFNNEGGFLLTGAPPVDGHRPSVTVTMASLAERFRASALGVLLTGMGRDGADGLLTVSRAGGVTIAQDKESSIVFGMPEQAIRLGAAKYVLDVGSIARVLVDFAAKEKSVVINKA from the coding sequence ATGAAAAATTTGATAAAACGCATAAAAGTACTCATAGTGGAAGACTCCCCTGTGGCGGTGTTGGCTCTGAAGCGTATGTTTGCAAGCTCTGATGAAATCGAGGTGGTGGGAGTGGCACGGCATGGAAAAGAGGGGCTTGAGATGATTCCCAGACTTAACCCCGACGTAGTATGCACAGACCTTCATATGCCTGTCATGGATGGTCTGGAGTTTACAAAGGAAATAATGGCAAGGCATCCGCTTCCCACCCTTGTGGTGAGCGTATCAGTCAGTGAAGACCATACCCAAAACGTATTTCAGCTTTTGCAGGCCGGCGCCATAGACGTGTTTCCCAAACCACAGGGAGCTTTGGTTGATACCACAGGCGAGTTTGCCGCCGAACTTATAAGCAAGATAAAGGTTCTTTCAGGGGTCATTCCCTTTAGTAAACTAAAGAGAAGGGGACAGGCAGCCACATCTCCCACCCCTGCTCAATTGGATAACGCTGTAAGTGTTTCCTTAAACAAGGACCTGAGAATGATTGTAATAGGGGCCTCAACCGGAGGCCCACAGGCCCTTGAAACCATACTTAAAGGGCTGCCTCATGATTTCCCTGTTCCCATAGTTTGCGTGCAGCACATAAGTGACGGTTTTTTAGAAAGTCTTGTTGAGTGGCTGGATAAGGCTTGCAAAATGAAAGTGGCTATTGCACACAACAATGAAAGTCCGCAGCCCTCAACCGTATATTTTGCTCCTGATCACAAACATCTAACCTTCAACAATGAGGGCGGGTTTCTCCTTACCGGTGCACCTCCGGTAGATGGGCACAGGCCCTCTGTCACGGTGACAATGGCCTCTTTAGCGGAGCGCTTCAGAGCGTCAGCCTTAGGAGTGCTATTAACCGGTATGGGAAGGGACGGAGCCGACGGGCTGCTGACAGTAAGCAGGGCGGGGGGCGTTACAATAGCTCAGGACAAAGAGAGCAGTATTGTCTTTGGGATGCCTGAGCAGGCCATCAGATTAGGCGCTGCCAAATATGTACTTGATGTCGGCAGCATCGCAAGGGTTTTAGTTGACTTTGCGGCCAAAGAGAAATCTGTGGTTATAAATAAAGCCTGA
- a CDS encoding hybrid sensor histidine kinase/response regulator yields the protein MIEDQELREIFKAETEEHLQKLEEGLLQLEQTPDKPGLLEELFRESHSLKGSARLMGVDKIELVSHTLEDMLSKAKRGATKLSTSSVNSIYKCLDIIKALLHEALTGETTNINILQIIEELKGEKIGGTSEIKPAAGAPVVQSREPEIQANETAAAVAIAAVSQPASGSTDTEHKEISSQVKEPSKPVAPAYVKEPNVTADDKTPPSEGDSEQTKMDVEAQQAEGTVLWLDEGKRTIDTIRVDASKLDSLIVHVGELVVIKNRINQRISDIAETVAMWDSVILRELRAGNGSNPAHKAQFANNLEVFHKFLSNLKNSLQEDGSRISFVAQQLDHGAHELMLIPLSTVFNPFKRMMRDLANEKAKEINFVIEGGETRAEKRIIEEIKDPLMHMLRNSTDHAIETPEVRTALGKNKCGLILLKAYKESTNIVIEVFDDGQGLNTERIKETAIKNKLIGREVLDKMSTPEIHKLIFLPGFSTNRIVTDISGRGIGMDVVKTALERLKGGIEVESVPNEGCKMTMRIPVNISTTRVFLVRARNRTYALPIELVMTTFMLTLSDIYNLEGHKTITFAGNPVSVLYITDILEVSEQGDSGKTLRADSLAQRLPCIMFKADEQFFGVLVDVLVDEQEIVVKSYGGILKRVRNVLGSTILGSGEVCMVLNPHDILKTIKSKGFTSTSLQQAETAARQHSVLMAEDSITTRTQMKRILEGAGYAVTACVDGLDCLNKLKTSEFDAVVSDVQMPNMDGLTLTENIRMDAKYKELPVILVTTLSSEEDMKRGIEVGANAYITKPAFDKQVFLETLKRLIV from the coding sequence ATGATAGAAGATCAGGAATTAAGAGAAATATTTAAAGCTGAAACAGAGGAGCATCTACAGAAACTCGAGGAAGGGCTCTTGCAGCTTGAGCAAACGCCGGATAAGCCGGGGTTGCTGGAAGAGCTGTTTCGGGAGTCACACTCTCTGAAGGGTTCTGCACGGTTAATGGGTGTTGATAAAATAGAACTTGTCAGCCATACGCTGGAGGATATGTTATCCAAAGCCAAACGCGGAGCCACTAAGCTATCCACCTCATCTGTAAACAGCATATATAAATGTCTTGATATTATAAAAGCGCTGCTGCATGAGGCTTTAACCGGAGAGACCACCAATATAAATATATTGCAAATAATCGAGGAGCTGAAAGGTGAAAAGATCGGAGGCACTTCTGAGATAAAACCTGCTGCCGGGGCGCCGGTAGTGCAGAGCCGGGAGCCTGAAATACAAGCAAATGAAACAGCGGCGGCTGTGGCTATAGCCGCAGTATCGCAGCCTGCCTCCGGTTCCACCGATACGGAGCATAAGGAGATTTCATCACAAGTTAAAGAGCCCTCAAAACCCGTTGCACCTGCTTATGTGAAAGAGCCTAACGTCACAGCGGATGATAAAACGCCGCCCTCGGAGGGCGACAGTGAACAGACAAAGATGGATGTGGAGGCTCAACAAGCCGAGGGCACTGTTCTTTGGCTTGATGAGGGAAAACGCACCATAGATACTATAAGAGTGGATGCTTCTAAACTTGACTCTCTCATTGTACACGTCGGGGAGCTTGTCGTAATCAAAAACAGGATAAACCAGCGCATTAGCGACATTGCAGAGACAGTGGCAATGTGGGACAGTGTGATATTGCGGGAGTTAAGGGCAGGTAACGGTTCAAACCCCGCACATAAAGCTCAGTTTGCAAATAACCTGGAGGTGTTTCATAAGTTTTTGAGTAATCTTAAAAATTCACTGCAGGAAGACGGCTCAAGGATTTCCTTTGTAGCACAGCAGCTGGACCACGGAGCCCACGAGCTCATGCTTATTCCGCTCTCCACGGTGTTTAACCCCTTTAAACGTATGATGAGGGATTTGGCAAATGAAAAGGCAAAAGAGATTAACTTTGTGATAGAAGGCGGAGAGACAAGAGCGGAAAAACGAATAATCGAGGAGATAAAAGACCCCCTCATGCACATGTTAAGGAATTCGACAGACCACGCAATAGAGACTCCGGAGGTGCGCACAGCGCTTGGGAAAAACAAGTGCGGTTTGATCCTCTTAAAGGCTTATAAAGAGAGTACAAATATAGTTATCGAGGTATTTGATGACGGTCAGGGGCTTAATACGGAAAGGATAAAAGAGACAGCCATTAAGAATAAACTCATTGGACGTGAGGTGCTGGATAAAATGTCCACCCCTGAAATACACAAGTTAATTTTCTTGCCGGGCTTTTCTACAAACCGTATCGTGACTGATATTTCAGGCCGCGGCATAGGAATGGATGTTGTCAAGACTGCCCTTGAACGCCTAAAGGGCGGTATTGAGGTGGAATCTGTTCCTAACGAGGGATGTAAGATGACAATGCGCATCCCCGTGAACATTTCAACCACCAGGGTGTTTCTGGTGAGAGCCCGCAACAGAACTTACGCCCTGCCCATAGAACTCGTTATGACCACCTTTATGCTGACACTGTCGGATATATATAACCTGGAAGGCCACAAGACAATTACATTTGCCGGTAATCCCGTCTCCGTCCTATATATAACCGATATCCTTGAGGTCTCAGAGCAGGGAGATTCAGGTAAAACCCTCAGAGCTGATTCATTGGCTCAGAGACTTCCCTGCATAATGTTTAAGGCGGATGAGCAGTTTTTCGGTGTTTTGGTGGATGTGCTTGTAGATGAACAGGAAATAGTGGTAAAATCCTATGGCGGGATATTAAAGCGGGTGCGTAATGTCTTAGGCTCAACGATATTGGGCAGCGGTGAGGTTTGCATGGTGCTGAATCCGCATGATATACTGAAAACGATAAAGAGTAAGGGCTTTACCTCCACATCGCTTCAACAGGCGGAGACGGCGGCACGGCAGCATAGTGTGTTAATGGCGGAGGATTCCATAACGACCCGAACTCAGATGAAACGCATACTTGAGGGAGCCGGCTATGCGGTTACAGCATGTGTGGATGGTCTTGATTGCTTGAATAAGCTGAAAACCTCAGAATTTGACGCAGTGGTGTCAGACGTTCAAATGCCAAATATGGATGGACTAACTTTAACTGAAAACATAAGAATGGATGCTAAGTATAAGGAGTTACCAGTGATTTTAGTAACAACGCTCTCCTCCGAGGAAGACATGAAGCGCGGTATAGAGGTGGGAGCAAATGCCTACATAACCAAACCGGCATTTGACAAACAGGTGTTTCTGGAGACATTAAAAAGGCTTATAGTATGA